A genomic region of Zalophus californianus isolate mZalCal1 chromosome 1, mZalCal1.pri.v2, whole genome shotgun sequence contains the following coding sequences:
- the ICOSLG gene encoding ICOS ligand isoform X2 yields MRLRSPGMFLLLLGALQATDIQEQEVRALVGSDVKLSCGFHEGHTFDLDDLYVYWQISIMGHPTTVTYYLSGNSSAGLEDNRYRDRAWLMPESMKHGDFSLHLYNVTPQDEQKFNCLVFRKSLQLKKILEVMVTLHVAANYSMPVVQVPSGLSEDEELTLTCTSMNGYPKPNVYWINKTDNSMLTEGLQNSTVFLNARGLYNVVSVLRIRRTPSVNVGCCIENVLLHQNLTGIGQAGKVLRGLPVEASPRLWACSDSEDRPLQETPRATKPSNTGSHTGVHRKGHGTVLSALAVLGVVVVVAAAVGWVCRSRCRPHGIHARLCLTRTHRPGGGQGLL; encoded by the exons ATGCGGCTGAGAAG TCCCGGGATGTTCCTGCTGCTGCTTGGCGCCCTGCAAGCCA CAGATATCCAAGAGCAAGAAGTCAGAGCGCTGGTGGGCAGCGACGTCAAGCTCAGCTGCGGTTTCCACGAAGGACACACTTTTGATTTAGATGACCTCTATGTGTACTGGCAAATCAGCATCATGGGCCACCCAACGACCGTGACGTACTACCTCTCTGGGAACAGCTCGGCCGGCCTCGAGGACAACCGCTACAGGGACAGGGCCTGGCTCATGCCGGAGAGCATGAAGCACGGCGACTTCTCCCTGCATCTCTACAACGTCACCCCCCAAGATGAACAGAAGTTCAACTGCCTGGTGTTTAGGAAATCCTTGCagttaaaaaagattttggagGTGATGGTGACGCTGCACGTGGCAG CAAACTACAGCATGCCCGTGGTCCAGGTCCCAAGCGGCCTGTCCGAGGACGAGGAGCTCACGCTCACGTGCACATCTATGAATGGCTATCCGAAGCCAAATGTGTACTGGATCAACAAGACGGACAACAGCATGCTGACCGAGGGCCTGCAGAACAGCACGGTCTTCCTGAATGCACGGGGCCTGTACAATGTGGTCAGCGTCCTGCGGATCAGGCGGACCCCCAGTGTGAATGTCGGCTGCTGCATAGAGAACGTCCTTCTGCACCAAAACCTGACTGGCATCGGCCAGGCAGGTAAGGTCCTCCGGGGTCTGCCAGTGGAAGCCAGCCCAAGACTGTGGGCCTGCAGTGACTCGGAGGACAGGCCCCTGCAAG AAACACCCAGGGCAACCAAACCCAGCAACACGGGGAGCCACACCGGCGTCCACAGAAAGGGCCACGGGACGGTGCTGAGCGCCCTGGCTGTGCTGGGCGTGGTCGTGGTGGTGGCCGCGGCCGTCGGCTGGGTGTGCAGAAGCAGGTGCCGCCCCCACGGGATCCACGCCAG actATGTTTGACGAGAACTCACCGCCCGGGAGGTGGACAAGGGCTTCTATGA
- the ICOSLG gene encoding ICOS ligand isoform X3 — protein sequence MRLRSPGMFLLLLGALQATDIQEQEVRALVGSDVKLSCGFHEGHTFDLDDLYVYWQISIMGHPTTVTYYLSGNSSAGLEDNRYRDRAWLMPESMKHGDFSLHLYNVTPQDEQKFNCLVFRKSLQLKKILEVMVTLHVAANYSMPVVQVPSGLSEDEELTLTCTSMNGYPKPNVYWINKTDNSMLTEGLQNSTVFLNARGLYNVVSVLRIRRTPSVNVGCCIENVLLHQNLTGIGQAGKVLRGLPVEASPRLWACSDSEDRPLQETPRATKPSNTGSHTGVHRKGHGTVLSALAVLGVVVVVAAAVGWVCRSRCRPHGIHARCRPARPEQAFSDYV from the exons ATGCGGCTGAGAAG TCCCGGGATGTTCCTGCTGCTGCTTGGCGCCCTGCAAGCCA CAGATATCCAAGAGCAAGAAGTCAGAGCGCTGGTGGGCAGCGACGTCAAGCTCAGCTGCGGTTTCCACGAAGGACACACTTTTGATTTAGATGACCTCTATGTGTACTGGCAAATCAGCATCATGGGCCACCCAACGACCGTGACGTACTACCTCTCTGGGAACAGCTCGGCCGGCCTCGAGGACAACCGCTACAGGGACAGGGCCTGGCTCATGCCGGAGAGCATGAAGCACGGCGACTTCTCCCTGCATCTCTACAACGTCACCCCCCAAGATGAACAGAAGTTCAACTGCCTGGTGTTTAGGAAATCCTTGCagttaaaaaagattttggagGTGATGGTGACGCTGCACGTGGCAG CAAACTACAGCATGCCCGTGGTCCAGGTCCCAAGCGGCCTGTCCGAGGACGAGGAGCTCACGCTCACGTGCACATCTATGAATGGCTATCCGAAGCCAAATGTGTACTGGATCAACAAGACGGACAACAGCATGCTGACCGAGGGCCTGCAGAACAGCACGGTCTTCCTGAATGCACGGGGCCTGTACAATGTGGTCAGCGTCCTGCGGATCAGGCGGACCCCCAGTGTGAATGTCGGCTGCTGCATAGAGAACGTCCTTCTGCACCAAAACCTGACTGGCATCGGCCAGGCAGGTAAGGTCCTCCGGGGTCTGCCAGTGGAAGCCAGCCCAAGACTGTGGGCCTGCAGTGACTCGGAGGACAGGCCCCTGCAAG AAACACCCAGGGCAACCAAACCCAGCAACACGGGGAGCCACACCGGCGTCCACAGAAAGGGCCACGGGACGGTGCTGAGCGCCCTGGCTGTGCTGGGCGTGGTCGTGGTGGTGGCCGCGGCCGTCGGCTGGGTGTGCAGAAGCAGGTGCCGCCCCCACGGGATCCACGCCAG GTGCCGGCCTGCCAGGCCAGAGCAGGCATTCTCTG actATGTTTGA
- the ICOSLG gene encoding ICOS ligand isoform X4, protein MRLRSPGMFLLLLGALQATDIQEQEVRALVGSDVKLSCGFHEGHTFDLDDLYVYWQISIMGHPTTVTYYLSGNSSAGLEDNRYRDRAWLMPESMKHGDFSLHLYNVTPQDEQKFNCLVFRKSLQLKKILEVMVTLHVAANYSMPVVQVPSGLSEDEELTLTCTSMNGYPKPNVYWINKTDNSMLTEGLQNSTVFLNARGLYNVVSVLRIRRTPSVNVGCCIENVLLHQNLTGIGQAETPRATKPSNTGSHTGVHRKGHGTVLSALAVLGVVVVVAAAVGWVCRSRCRPHGIHARCRPARPEQAFSGPPSPLHPHGGA, encoded by the exons ATGCGGCTGAGAAG TCCCGGGATGTTCCTGCTGCTGCTTGGCGCCCTGCAAGCCA CAGATATCCAAGAGCAAGAAGTCAGAGCGCTGGTGGGCAGCGACGTCAAGCTCAGCTGCGGTTTCCACGAAGGACACACTTTTGATTTAGATGACCTCTATGTGTACTGGCAAATCAGCATCATGGGCCACCCAACGACCGTGACGTACTACCTCTCTGGGAACAGCTCGGCCGGCCTCGAGGACAACCGCTACAGGGACAGGGCCTGGCTCATGCCGGAGAGCATGAAGCACGGCGACTTCTCCCTGCATCTCTACAACGTCACCCCCCAAGATGAACAGAAGTTCAACTGCCTGGTGTTTAGGAAATCCTTGCagttaaaaaagattttggagGTGATGGTGACGCTGCACGTGGCAG CAAACTACAGCATGCCCGTGGTCCAGGTCCCAAGCGGCCTGTCCGAGGACGAGGAGCTCACGCTCACGTGCACATCTATGAATGGCTATCCGAAGCCAAATGTGTACTGGATCAACAAGACGGACAACAGCATGCTGACCGAGGGCCTGCAGAACAGCACGGTCTTCCTGAATGCACGGGGCCTGTACAATGTGGTCAGCGTCCTGCGGATCAGGCGGACCCCCAGTGTGAATGTCGGCTGCTGCATAGAGAACGTCCTTCTGCACCAAAACCTGACTGGCATCGGCCAGGCAG AAACACCCAGGGCAACCAAACCCAGCAACACGGGGAGCCACACCGGCGTCCACAGAAAGGGCCACGGGACGGTGCTGAGCGCCCTGGCTGTGCTGGGCGTGGTCGTGGTGGTGGCCGCGGCCGTCGGCTGGGTGTGCAGAAGCAGGTGCCGCCCCCACGGGATCCACGCCAG GTGCCGGCCTGCCAGGCCAGAGCAGGCATTCTCTG GgccaccctccccactccacccccacggGGGGGCTTGA
- the ICOSLG gene encoding ICOS ligand isoform X1: MRLRSPGMFLLLLGALQATDIQEQEVRALVGSDVKLSCGFHEGHTFDLDDLYVYWQISIMGHPTTVTYYLSGNSSAGLEDNRYRDRAWLMPESMKHGDFSLHLYNVTPQDEQKFNCLVFRKSLQLKKILEVMVTLHVAANYSMPVVQVPSGLSEDEELTLTCTSMNGYPKPNVYWINKTDNSMLTEGLQNSTVFLNARGLYNVVSVLRIRRTPSVNVGCCIENVLLHQNLTGIGQAGKVLRGLPVEASPRLWACSDSEDRPLQETPRATKPSNTGSHTGVHRKGHGTVLSALAVLGVVVVVAAAVGWVCRSRCRPHGIHARCRPARPEQAFSGPPSPLHPHGGA; this comes from the exons ATGCGGCTGAGAAG TCCCGGGATGTTCCTGCTGCTGCTTGGCGCCCTGCAAGCCA CAGATATCCAAGAGCAAGAAGTCAGAGCGCTGGTGGGCAGCGACGTCAAGCTCAGCTGCGGTTTCCACGAAGGACACACTTTTGATTTAGATGACCTCTATGTGTACTGGCAAATCAGCATCATGGGCCACCCAACGACCGTGACGTACTACCTCTCTGGGAACAGCTCGGCCGGCCTCGAGGACAACCGCTACAGGGACAGGGCCTGGCTCATGCCGGAGAGCATGAAGCACGGCGACTTCTCCCTGCATCTCTACAACGTCACCCCCCAAGATGAACAGAAGTTCAACTGCCTGGTGTTTAGGAAATCCTTGCagttaaaaaagattttggagGTGATGGTGACGCTGCACGTGGCAG CAAACTACAGCATGCCCGTGGTCCAGGTCCCAAGCGGCCTGTCCGAGGACGAGGAGCTCACGCTCACGTGCACATCTATGAATGGCTATCCGAAGCCAAATGTGTACTGGATCAACAAGACGGACAACAGCATGCTGACCGAGGGCCTGCAGAACAGCACGGTCTTCCTGAATGCACGGGGCCTGTACAATGTGGTCAGCGTCCTGCGGATCAGGCGGACCCCCAGTGTGAATGTCGGCTGCTGCATAGAGAACGTCCTTCTGCACCAAAACCTGACTGGCATCGGCCAGGCAGGTAAGGTCCTCCGGGGTCTGCCAGTGGAAGCCAGCCCAAGACTGTGGGCCTGCAGTGACTCGGAGGACAGGCCCCTGCAAG AAACACCCAGGGCAACCAAACCCAGCAACACGGGGAGCCACACCGGCGTCCACAGAAAGGGCCACGGGACGGTGCTGAGCGCCCTGGCTGTGCTGGGCGTGGTCGTGGTGGTGGCCGCGGCCGTCGGCTGGGTGTGCAGAAGCAGGTGCCGCCCCCACGGGATCCACGCCAG GTGCCGGCCTGCCAGGCCAGAGCAGGCATTCTCTG GgccaccctccccactccacccccacggGGGGGCTTGA